The Ensifer adhaerens genome contains a region encoding:
- a CDS encoding dicarboxylate/amino acid:cation symporter — protein MIIDQSAEPRGKTPFYRHLYVQVLAAIAAGILLGHFYPEIGTQLKPLGDAFIRLVKMIIAPVIFLTVATGIAGMTDLAKVGRVAGKAMLYFLTFSTLALVIGLIVANVVQPGAGMHIDPASLDVKAVTTYAEKAHEQTITGFLMNIIPTTLVGAFADGDILQVLFISVLFGLALAMVGKKAEPVVDFLHALTLPVFKLVGILMKAAPIGAFGAMAFTIGKYGVGSIANLAMLIGTFYITSFLFVFIVLGAVARYNGFSIVALIRYIKEELLLVLGTSSSEAALPGLMSKMEKAGCKRSVVGLVIPTGYSFNLDGTNIYMTLAALFIAQAMDIPLSLGDQVLLLLVAMLSSKGAAGITGAGFITLAATLSVVPAVPVAGMALILGIDRFMSECRALTNFIGNAVATIVVAKWEGELDEAQMAAVLGGRAPEALPQPALQPAE, from the coding sequence ATGATTATCGACCAATCCGCGGAACCGCGCGGCAAGACACCTTTCTATCGTCATCTCTATGTCCAGGTTCTGGCGGCAATCGCAGCCGGCATCCTGCTCGGCCATTTCTATCCGGAGATCGGCACGCAGCTGAAGCCGCTCGGCGACGCCTTTATCCGCCTCGTCAAGATGATCATCGCGCCGGTGATTTTCCTGACGGTCGCGACCGGCATTGCCGGCATGACCGATCTCGCCAAGGTCGGCCGCGTCGCGGGCAAGGCGATGCTTTACTTCCTGACGTTCTCGACGCTCGCGCTCGTCATCGGCCTGATCGTTGCCAATGTTGTGCAGCCGGGCGCCGGCATGCACATCGATCCCGCCTCGCTCGACGTCAAGGCGGTGACGACCTATGCCGAAAAGGCGCATGAGCAGACGATCACCGGCTTCCTCATGAACATCATTCCGACGACGCTCGTCGGTGCCTTTGCCGATGGCGACATCCTGCAGGTGCTGTTCATTTCGGTGCTGTTCGGTCTCGCGCTCGCCATGGTCGGCAAGAAGGCAGAACCGGTCGTCGACTTCCTGCACGCGCTGACGCTGCCGGTCTTCAAGCTCGTCGGCATCCTGATGAAGGCTGCCCCGATCGGCGCCTTCGGCGCCATGGCGTTCACCATCGGCAAATACGGCGTCGGCTCGATCGCCAATCTGGCGATGCTGATCGGCACCTTCTACATCACTTCGTTCCTGTTTGTGTTCATCGTTCTCGGCGCGGTCGCCCGCTACAACGGCTTCTCGATCGTCGCACTCATCCGCTACATCAAGGAAGAGCTGCTTCTGGTTCTCGGCACGTCCTCGTCGGAAGCAGCCCTTCCAGGCCTGATGAGCAAGATGGAAAAGGCCGGCTGCAAGCGCTCGGTCGTCGGCCTCGTCATTCCGACCGGCTACTCCTTCAACCTCGACGGCACCAATATCTACATGACGCTGGCCGCCCTCTTCATCGCCCAGGCGATGGACATTCCGCTGTCGCTCGGCGATCAGGTACTGCTGCTGCTCGTCGCCATGCTGAGCTCCAAGGGTGCCGCCGGTATCACGGGCGCCGGCTTCATCACGCTGGCGGCAACGCTCTCGGTCGTTCCGGCCGTGCCGGTCGCCGGCATGGCGTTGATTCTCGGCATCGACCGCTTCATGTCGGAATGCCGGGCGCTCACCAACTTCATCGGCAATGCGGTCGCAACCATCGTCGTCGCGAAGTGGGAAGGCGAACTGGACGAGGCGCAGATGGCAGCCGTTCTTGGCGGTCGCGCTCCGGAAGCGCTGCCGCAGCCGGCACTGCAGCCGGCCGAATAA
- a CDS encoding helix-turn-helix transcriptional regulator — MARSARLFRLLQALRTLPSPVTAARLAEETGVSLRSLYRDIESLRAAGAVIDGERGFGYRLTEDIALPPQTFTRLEIEALVLGLAEVQHMGEPDLAAAAGAVLSKITATLPDRLQRQALHAVSQVYRFDRRDPPPIDVSLLREASWQERAVVIGYVDADGQRTDRQVLPLAIVYLERMLVLLAWCGLRKDYRKFRVDRIVDIRMTDESFRPRRVPMLRDFVAYLNAGAPDKSKMSLSGQ; from the coding sequence ATGGCTCGCAGCGCTCGTCTCTTCCGCCTGCTCCAGGCGCTCCGCACTCTCCCCTCTCCCGTGACGGCTGCCCGTCTTGCCGAGGAGACCGGTGTATCCTTGCGTTCGCTCTATCGCGACATCGAAAGCCTGCGCGCCGCAGGCGCGGTGATCGATGGCGAGCGCGGCTTCGGCTACCGGCTCACCGAAGACATCGCCTTGCCGCCGCAGACCTTCACGCGGCTCGAAATCGAGGCGCTGGTGCTCGGCCTTGCCGAGGTCCAGCACATGGGCGAGCCGGATCTGGCCGCAGCGGCCGGGGCTGTTCTTTCCAAGATAACGGCGACACTGCCCGATCGGTTGCAGCGCCAGGCGCTTCATGCGGTGTCGCAGGTCTATCGCTTCGACAGGCGCGATCCGCCGCCCATCGACGTGTCTCTGCTACGCGAAGCTTCCTGGCAGGAACGCGCCGTAGTCATCGGCTATGTGGATGCAGACGGGCAGCGGACCGATCGACAGGTACTGCCCCTTGCGATCGTCTACCTGGAGCGGATGCTGGTGCTGCTTGCGTGGTGTGGCCTCAGAAAAGACTATCGCAAGTTCCGCGTCGACCGCATCGTCGACATCCGGATGACGGACGAGAGCTTCCGGCCTCGCCGGGTGCCGATGCTCAGGGATTTCGTCGCCTATCTGAACGCCGGCGCGCCCGACAAATCGAAGATGTCGTTGAGCGGTCAATAG
- a CDS encoding glutathione S-transferase family protein, with amino-acid sequence MLTLFHAPRSRSSRIVTLLRELDALDKVEIEIVDITRGDGSGRKDPRNPHPEGKVPLLVHDGVVLWESIAIIQYLTDLFPEKNLAPLAGDPQRGRYLSWLAWYAGVVEPVLIMQAAGLSHPYLDFTFRGPEQMAERLEAALKDGPYLMGERYTAIDLLLHSPFAWYPAATPDSAVIKAWVERCGARPSLQWTADYDVRSVAAA; translated from the coding sequence ATGCTGACGCTCTTTCACGCCCCCCGCTCGCGCTCGTCGCGCATTGTCACGCTGCTTCGCGAACTCGACGCCTTGGACAAGGTTGAGATCGAGATCGTCGACATCACCCGCGGTGACGGCAGCGGCCGCAAGGATCCGAGAAACCCGCACCCGGAAGGCAAGGTGCCGCTGCTCGTTCATGACGGCGTCGTGCTCTGGGAGAGCATAGCCATCATCCAGTACCTGACGGATCTTTTCCCGGAAAAGAACCTGGCGCCGCTTGCCGGCGATCCGCAGCGCGGCCGGTATCTGAGCTGGCTTGCCTGGTATGCGGGCGTCGTCGAGCCGGTGCTGATCATGCAGGCCGCGGGACTTTCCCATCCTTATCTCGATTTCACCTTCCGCGGGCCGGAGCAGATGGCAGAGCGCCTTGAAGCCGCGCTGAAGGATGGCCCTTACCTGATGGGCGAGCGCTACACGGCGATTGACCTGCTGCTGCATTCGCCCTTTGCCTGGTATCCAGCGGCAACGCCGGACAGTGCCGTCATCAAGGCCTGGGTGGAACGCTGTGGCGCGCGGCCGTCGCTGCAATGGACGGCGGACTATGACGTCCGTAGCGTGGCTGCAGCCTGA
- a CDS encoding response regulator transcription factor, whose amino-acid sequence MAETYDRRDIVLLVDDSPEALGFLTEALERSGFSALIATSGNAALSIAERITPDVILLDAVMPGMDGFETCRRLKANAAVGQTPVLFMTGLTETEHVVRALEAGGVDYLTKPINIDELRARIRVHLSNARSAQSARVALDAAGRHLLAVRTDSSICWSTPQATRLVNAATGRDDGLSTVTKRIARWMECRNRGTSSHEESFTLDQPGQSGLQISYLGGIGPNEYLFRLTAENRLTDDEMLRQHFALTQRESEVLLWIAKGKANRDIGEILGLSARTVTKHLEQIYVKLGVENRASAAVKATQVLHGL is encoded by the coding sequence GTGGCTGAGACCTATGACCGCCGCGACATCGTTCTGCTCGTCGACGATTCACCGGAAGCCCTCGGTTTCCTCACCGAGGCGCTGGAGCGATCGGGCTTTTCCGCGCTGATCGCCACGTCGGGCAATGCCGCGCTTTCGATCGCGGAGCGTATCACCCCTGACGTCATCCTGCTCGACGCGGTCATGCCGGGCATGGACGGCTTCGAGACCTGCCGGCGCCTCAAGGCCAACGCCGCCGTCGGCCAGACTCCGGTACTGTTCATGACCGGATTGACCGAGACCGAGCACGTGGTCCGCGCCCTTGAAGCCGGCGGCGTCGACTATCTGACAAAGCCGATCAACATCGACGAGCTCCGGGCACGCATCCGCGTCCACCTCTCCAACGCCCGCTCGGCCCAGAGCGCGCGGGTCGCGCTCGATGCCGCCGGCCGGCATCTTCTGGCCGTTCGCACCGACAGCAGCATATGCTGGTCGACCCCGCAGGCGACCCGCCTCGTCAATGCCGCAACCGGCCGCGACGATGGCTTGAGTACGGTCACGAAACGCATCGCCCGCTGGATGGAATGTCGCAATAGGGGGACGTCTTCTCACGAAGAAAGCTTCACGCTCGACCAGCCCGGCCAATCGGGCCTGCAGATATCCTATCTCGGCGGGATCGGCCCGAACGAGTATCTCTTCCGGCTGACGGCCGAGAACCGGCTGACGGACGACGAAATGCTGCGTCAGCACTTCGCGCTGACGCAGCGAGAATCCGAGGTGCTGCTGTGGATCGCCAAGGGCAAGGCGAACCGCGACATCGGGGAGATCCTGGGACTGAGCGCGCGTACCGTGACCAAGCATCTGGAACAGATCTATGTGAAGCTCGGCGTCGAGAACCGGGCGTCGGCCGCCGTCAAGGCAACACAGGTTCTGCACGGTCTATAG
- a CDS encoding hybrid sensor histidine kinase/response regulator, translating into MAARQRIIPIRREYNRWVANQTLEDYALRFTAKSARRFSSERISQTAIGAISFLALEAIGGAITMSYGTTNAIVAIVVASLMILTVGLPISRYAIRHGVDIDLLTRGASFGYIGSTLTSLIYASFTFILFAIEASIMSGALELALGIPLWIGYIVSAVMVIPLVTHGVRLISKFQLVTQPFWIVLNILPFVFIAFADWEKVGTWLAYSGIHHASGPPGTIAPFDLVEFGAASAVIFALMAQIGEQVDFLRFLPPDGQRKLHHRIAVFLAGSGWVIVGAPKLLAGSFLVVLALSAGVPSTRAADPAQMYYTAFGYMIPSETAALLLMVAFVVVSQLKINVMNAYAGSLAWSNFFSRLTHSHPGRVVWLIFNVAIALLLMELGIYRLLEETLGVFSIIAMAWLCTISADLFINKPLGLSPPGIEFKRAHLYDINPVGLGAMAISATVALTAHFGAFGEIAASLAPYIALVVAFIASPAIAWLTDGKFYLARKPRRSWANQSGITCSICEHPFEPEDMAWCPAYAAPICSLCCSLDSRCHDMCKPKARFNAQVATVANSLLPRTVTEKLATRLGRYAISAVLSIAGIGLILAMIAHQTAGASPETAAVVERTIAVVFFVFAVLAGIVSWFYVLAHDSRVVAEEESSRQNTLLLKEIAAHKKTDAALQQAKETAEAANRAKSRYVVGLSHELRTPLNAVLGYAQVLERDETIPPARQGAIKVIKRSADHLSGLIDGLLDISKIEAGKLQVYSNEINIHDFLDQIIEMFRPQAQAKGITFEHQRAAGLPRYVKTDEKRLRQILVNLLSNALKFTERGGIRLDVAYRSQVATFTIADSGRGIADKDLPRIFDPFQRGEAEHLGSMPGLGLGLTITRLLTQTLGGEIAVTSTLGEGTTFRVRLMLSAVDRPALAAPVRRITSYLGSRRTIVVVDDNVDHRDLMREILVPMDFTVFAVPSGADCLSLLADIRPDLFLIDISMPGMNGWELTAGLREAGQMAPIIMLSANIGDGSTTGTFGDHNDTLAKPFVVGQLVDKLAVHLGLTWIHEDEEQPPHAAPTARAMTRPDLHHVQELIRLGEIGYIRGIVAKLSEIARAPEHQPFVEQARSYVQAFDLSGYDAFLKNSSQEGGDARG; encoded by the coding sequence ATGGCGGCACGCCAGCGCATCATCCCCATCCGGCGTGAATACAACCGATGGGTCGCCAACCAGACGCTGGAAGACTATGCGCTGCGCTTCACCGCCAAGAGTGCCCGTCGTTTTTCATCCGAACGCATCTCCCAGACGGCCATCGGCGCGATCTCCTTCCTGGCGCTGGAGGCCATCGGTGGCGCCATCACCATGTCCTACGGTACGACCAACGCAATCGTCGCGATCGTAGTCGCGAGCCTGATGATCCTGACGGTTGGCTTGCCGATCAGCCGCTATGCCATCCGCCACGGCGTCGACATCGATCTTCTGACCCGCGGCGCCAGCTTCGGCTACATCGGCTCGACACTGACCTCGCTGATCTATGCGAGCTTCACCTTCATCCTGTTTGCGATCGAGGCCTCGATCATGTCGGGCGCACTCGAGCTGGCGCTCGGCATCCCCTTGTGGATCGGCTACATCGTCAGCGCCGTCATGGTCATCCCGCTCGTCACCCACGGCGTGCGGCTGATCAGCAAGTTCCAGCTTGTGACCCAACCCTTCTGGATCGTACTCAACATCCTGCCCTTCGTCTTTATCGCCTTTGCGGATTGGGAGAAGGTTGGCACCTGGCTCGCCTACTCGGGCATACACCACGCGTCCGGGCCACCCGGAACGATCGCGCCGTTCGATCTCGTCGAGTTCGGTGCGGCGTCGGCCGTGATCTTCGCGCTGATGGCTCAGATCGGCGAGCAGGTCGACTTCCTGCGCTTCCTGCCGCCGGACGGCCAGCGCAAGCTGCATCACCGTATCGCCGTCTTCCTCGCCGGCTCCGGTTGGGTGATCGTCGGCGCGCCGAAACTGCTCGCCGGTTCCTTCCTTGTCGTACTGGCGCTTTCGGCCGGTGTGCCCTCGACGAGAGCCGCCGATCCGGCACAGATGTACTACACCGCTTTCGGCTACATGATCCCGTCTGAAACGGCAGCGCTGCTTCTGATGGTCGCCTTCGTCGTCGTGTCGCAGCTGAAGATCAACGTCATGAACGCCTACGCCGGGTCACTCGCCTGGTCGAACTTCTTCTCGCGGCTGACGCACAGCCATCCGGGCCGCGTCGTCTGGCTGATCTTCAACGTCGCGATTGCGCTCCTTTTGATGGAGCTTGGCATCTACCGGCTTCTCGAGGAAACGCTCGGCGTCTTCTCGATCATCGCCATGGCCTGGCTCTGCACCATCTCCGCGGATCTCTTCATCAACAAGCCGCTTGGCCTGTCACCGCCCGGCATCGAGTTCAAGCGGGCGCATCTCTACGACATCAACCCGGTCGGGCTCGGCGCCATGGCGATCTCGGCGACGGTGGCGCTGACGGCGCATTTCGGCGCCTTCGGCGAGATCGCTGCGTCGCTTGCACCCTATATCGCCCTCGTCGTCGCCTTCATCGCCTCGCCGGCAATCGCCTGGTTGACCGACGGTAAATTCTACCTCGCCCGCAAACCGCGCCGAAGCTGGGCAAACCAGAGCGGGATTACCTGCTCGATCTGCGAGCATCCGTTCGAGCCGGAGGACATGGCCTGGTGCCCGGCCTATGCGGCACCGATCTGTTCACTTTGCTGCTCGCTCGACAGCCGCTGCCATGACATGTGCAAGCCCAAGGCGCGCTTCAACGCACAGGTCGCAACCGTCGCCAACAGCCTGCTTCCGCGCACGGTCACGGAAAAGCTTGCGACCCGCCTTGGCCGCTACGCGATCTCTGCCGTTCTGTCGATCGCTGGCATCGGCCTGATCCTCGCGATGATCGCGCATCAGACCGCCGGCGCGTCTCCGGAGACGGCGGCCGTCGTCGAGCGGACCATCGCCGTCGTCTTCTTCGTCTTTGCCGTGCTCGCCGGCATCGTCTCCTGGTTCTACGTGCTCGCGCACGACAGCCGCGTGGTGGCCGAGGAGGAATCGTCGCGCCAGAACACGCTGCTGCTCAAGGAAATCGCCGCCCACAAGAAGACCGATGCCGCGCTGCAGCAGGCAAAGGAGACGGCGGAGGCCGCCAACCGTGCAAAGAGCCGCTATGTCGTCGGGCTCAGCCATGAGCTCCGAACACCGCTCAATGCCGTGCTCGGTTATGCCCAGGTGCTGGAGCGCGACGAGACCATTCCGCCGGCGCGCCAGGGGGCGATCAAGGTGATCAAGCGCAGCGCCGACCATCTCTCCGGTCTGATCGACGGCCTCTTGGATATCTCGAAGATCGAGGCGGGCAAGCTGCAGGTCTATTCCAACGAGATCAACATTCACGACTTTCTCGACCAGATCATCGAGATGTTCCGGCCGCAGGCGCAAGCCAAGGGTATTACCTTCGAGCACCAGCGCGCCGCCGGCCTGCCGCGCTATGTGAAGACTGATGAGAAACGCCTGCGCCAGATCCTCGTCAATCTTCTTTCCAACGCACTGAAATTCACGGAGCGTGGCGGAATCCGCCTGGATGTCGCCTATCGAAGCCAAGTGGCGACCTTCACCATAGCCGACAGCGGTCGCGGCATTGCCGACAAGGACCTGCCGCGCATTTTCGACCCTTTCCAACGCGGCGAGGCGGAGCATCTCGGCAGCATGCCGGGCCTCGGCCTGGGGCTCACGATCACAAGGCTGCTGACCCAGACGCTGGGTGGCGAAATCGCCGTCACCAGCACCCTTGGCGAAGGCACCACCTTCCGCGTCCGGTTGATGCTTTCGGCTGTCGACCGACCCGCGCTTGCCGCCCCTGTGCGGCGTATCACCTCCTATCTCGGTTCACGGCGGACGATCGTCGTCGTCGACGACAATGTCGACCACCGCGACCTGATGCGCGAAATCCTCGTGCCCATGGATTTTACCGTCTTCGCCGTCCCATCCGGAGCCGATTGCCTGTCGCTCCTTGCAGACATCCGCCCTGACCTTTTCCTGATCGATATCTCGATGCCGGGCATGAACGGCTGGGAACTCACCGCCGGGCTGCGCGAGGCCGGACAAATGGCACCGATCATCATGCTTTCGGCCAATATCGGCGACGGCTCGACCACCGGCACCTTTGGCGACCACAACGACACGCTCGCCAAACCCTTCGTCGTCGGACAACTCGTCGACAAGCTCGCGGTACATCTCGGCCTGACCTGGATCCACGAAGACGAGGAACAGCCGCCGCATGCCGCACCGACAGCTCGGGCGATGACGCGTCCGGATCTTCACCATGTGCAGGAACTGATCCGCCTCGGCGAGATCGGTTACATCAGGGGCATCGTGGCCAAGTTGTCGGAGATCGCGCGCGCGCCCGAGCATCAGCCCTTTGTCGAGCAGGCCCGTTCCTATGTGCAGGCCTTCGATCTCTCCGGTTACGACGCCTTCCTCAAGAACAGCAGCCAAGAAGGAGGAGACGCCCGTGGCTGA
- a CDS encoding CehA/McbA family metallohydrolase: MQTLSVRITREHQAVDPYFYVPFDVPEGATRIDVTLSYPKSEQCIIDLGALDPRATDYPTAEGFRGWSGGARDRFFVATDDATPGYVHGEMPSGRWKVMLGLYKIPVDGVEALVTVDYNMSPRAIAPQPKRQFPVRKGAGWYRGDLHCHTFHSDAAGAPELLHAAARQAGLDFLAVADHNTITQRRYFHPHSSPDLVFVRAMEITTAVGHANVFGVDDWIDFRMTKPEHARTLERLVHERGGLLSVNHDKPTIPWDYELPKIDCMEVWQSHWLAWNWVSLERYQQRLASGLKISAIGGSDFHQPARLMPEGPLVLARPTTVLFLEELSEEAVLGAMKAGRGYVTEGPAGPHLELTANGAPMGSSVTGPVTAEALVRGAKGDKLVWLDASGIVGEQAIEADDWVGRYAGSPDRFLRTEIVAVESRKALVDAFLDALPGKGLPWQLSEDDLSSRIIRRAISNPIYCQAA; the protein is encoded by the coding sequence ATGCAGACCCTTAGCGTGCGGATCACCCGCGAGCATCAGGCCGTCGACCCCTATTTCTATGTGCCGTTCGACGTGCCCGAAGGCGCGACACGGATCGACGTGACGCTGAGTTATCCGAAATCGGAACAATGCATCATCGACCTCGGCGCGCTTGACCCGCGGGCCACCGACTACCCGACCGCCGAGGGCTTTCGCGGCTGGAGCGGCGGCGCGCGCGATCGCTTCTTCGTCGCCACCGACGACGCCACGCCAGGCTATGTCCATGGCGAGATGCCGTCTGGACGGTGGAAGGTCATGTTGGGCCTCTACAAGATCCCCGTAGACGGCGTCGAGGCGCTAGTGACCGTCGACTACAACATGAGCCCGCGTGCGATCGCGCCGCAACCGAAGCGCCAGTTTCCGGTCCGCAAGGGGGCCGGCTGGTATCGCGGCGACCTTCATTGCCACACGTTCCACTCGGACGCGGCCGGCGCGCCTGAACTGCTGCATGCTGCAGCGCGGCAGGCAGGGCTCGACTTCCTCGCGGTCGCCGACCACAACACCATCACCCAGCGGCGCTATTTCCACCCGCACTCTTCGCCCGATCTCGTCTTCGTCCGCGCCATGGAGATCACCACCGCCGTCGGACACGCCAATGTCTTCGGCGTCGACGACTGGATCGATTTCCGCATGACGAAGCCCGAGCACGCTCGTACGCTTGAGCGGCTGGTGCATGAGCGCGGCGGCCTGCTGTCGGTCAATCACGACAAGCCGACGATCCCCTGGGATTACGAGCTCCCCAAGATCGACTGCATGGAGGTCTGGCAATCCCACTGGCTCGCCTGGAACTGGGTGTCTCTGGAGCGCTACCAGCAGCGGCTTGCGTCGGGCCTGAAGATCTCGGCGATCGGCGGCAGCGATTTTCACCAGCCGGCGAGACTGATGCCCGAGGGACCGCTGGTGCTCGCCCGCCCAACGACCGTGCTCTTTCTCGAAGAACTATCCGAGGAGGCGGTGCTCGGCGCCATGAAAGCCGGTCGCGGCTATGTCACCGAAGGTCCAGCGGGACCTCATCTCGAACTGACCGCCAATGGAGCACCGATGGGATCGAGCGTCACCGGCCCCGTCACGGCGGAAGCGCTGGTTCGCGGCGCCAAGGGCGACAAGCTCGTGTGGTTGGATGCCTCCGGCATCGTTGGCGAACAAGCGATCGAAGCCGATGATTGGGTCGGCCGCTATGCCGGCTCGCCCGATCGTTTCCTTCGCACAGAGATCGTGGCCGTCGAGAGCCGGAAGGCGCTCGTCGATGCGTTCCTTGACGCGCTTCCCGGAAAGGGCCTGCCCTGGCAGCTCTCCGAGGACGATCTCTCAAGCCGGATCATCCGGCGTGCGATCAGCAATCCGATCTATTGCCAAGCAGCCTGA
- a CDS encoding ABC transporter ATP-binding protein yields MASVEFQNISKTFGAFVAVPDISFSIADGEFICLLGPSGCGKTTSLRMIAGLETPTSGRVMIGGRDVTYLHPKDRGISMVFQDYALYPHMNIADNIAYPLKVRGEQETKRHARAKEVADVLKIGDLLKRLPSQISGGQQQRTSLARALVYPSEVYLFDEPLSNLDAKLRLEARGFLNHLQRDMGMTAVYVTHDQAEAMALATRIAVMDKGRIVQFAPPIEIYRRPATTFVANFVGNPPMNLVPVEASMGEGALHLRAEGLQLAPIAPTDVIARAAKAGKMTLGVRPEHLRIADAGDRNVVSGELFANENMGPESLVTLERGDNGRVTARIFTDDEIKVGTSVHLAFDARHITLFDDSGARIPAADER; encoded by the coding sequence ATGGCCTCTGTCGAATTCCAGAACATCTCCAAGACTTTCGGCGCCTTCGTCGCCGTGCCCGACATCAGCTTTTCGATCGCCGATGGCGAGTTCATCTGCCTGCTCGGCCCTTCCGGCTGCGGCAAGACGACGAGTCTCCGCATGATCGCCGGCCTCGAAACCCCGACGTCCGGCCGGGTAATGATCGGCGGCCGCGACGTCACTTATCTGCACCCGAAGGATCGCGGCATATCCATGGTCTTCCAGGACTATGCGCTCTACCCGCACATGAACATCGCCGACAACATCGCCTATCCGCTAAAGGTTCGCGGTGAGCAGGAGACCAAGCGCCACGCCCGCGCCAAGGAAGTCGCCGATGTCCTGAAGATCGGCGACCTCCTGAAGCGGTTGCCGAGCCAGATTTCCGGCGGCCAGCAGCAACGCACGTCGCTCGCGCGCGCACTGGTCTACCCAAGCGAGGTCTATCTTTTCGACGAGCCGCTCTCCAACCTCGATGCCAAGCTGCGCCTCGAAGCGCGCGGCTTCCTCAACCACCTGCAGCGCGACATGGGCATGACAGCCGTCTACGTCACCCACGACCAGGCGGAGGCCATGGCGCTCGCCACCCGCATCGCTGTCATGGACAAGGGCCGGATCGTGCAGTTCGCGCCGCCGATCGAGATCTACCGCCGGCCGGCAACCACCTTCGTCGCCAACTTCGTCGGCAACCCGCCGATGAACCTCGTCCCCGTAGAAGCCTCCATGGGAGAAGGAGCCCTGCACCTTCGCGCCGAAGGCCTGCAACTGGCACCCATCGCACCCACCGACGTCATCGCCAGGGCGGCGAAAGCAGGCAAAATGACGCTTGGCGTGCGCCCGGAGCACCTGCGCATAGCGGATGCAGGCGACCGGAACGTCGTTTCCGGCGAACTTTTCGCCAACGAAAACATGGGACCGGAAAGTCTCGTCACGCTCGAGCGCGGCGACAACGGCCGCGTGACGGCGCGTATCTTCACGGACGACGAGATCAAGGTCGGAACCTCCGTGCACCTCGCCTTCGACGCCAGGCACATCACCCTCTTCGACGACTCCGGCGCGCGCATACCCGCAGCCGACGAGCGTTGA
- a CDS encoding carbohydrate ABC transporter permease gives MRKAPNIFLRRTIFSAAATFLGTVFALPLVWFVFAPFNARAELGLAIPSPFTLSNFATVFQNTFAMQALLNSLIQAAGGVVLVGAAATLAAYALSRSPIPGKGAVTYILLLFSSVVSGSAAMVPIFLIISAAGLIDTHLAVILVFAGGLLPTAMFILRDFIDAIPRSYEESAMVAGASPLQAFFDVALPVIRPGIVVVVVWAFVNIWGSFLIPFILLRSDKLMPASVAIYSFYSEAGTPIVTLLAAYSLIYSLPVIALYLFVNWKFGFRFFGGIKS, from the coding sequence ATGCGCAAAGCTCCCAATATTTTCCTGCGGCGCACGATCTTTTCCGCTGCCGCCACCTTCCTCGGCACGGTCTTCGCGCTGCCGCTCGTCTGGTTTGTCTTCGCGCCCTTCAACGCGCGCGCCGAACTCGGGCTTGCTATCCCCTCGCCCTTCACGCTCTCGAATTTTGCGACCGTCTTCCAGAACACCTTCGCGATGCAGGCACTGTTGAACAGCCTCATCCAGGCAGCGGGTGGTGTGGTGCTGGTTGGCGCAGCAGCCACGCTTGCCGCCTACGCACTGTCGCGCTCGCCGATCCCCGGCAAGGGCGCCGTCACCTATATCCTGCTGCTCTTCTCCTCGGTGGTCTCAGGCTCGGCGGCGATGGTGCCGATCTTCCTGATCATCTCGGCCGCGGGCCTGATCGACACCCATCTCGCCGTCATTCTCGTCTTTGCCGGCGGGCTGCTGCCGACGGCAATGTTCATCCTCAGGGACTTCATCGACGCCATTCCGCGTTCCTACGAGGAAAGCGCCATGGTCGCCGGCGCCTCGCCGCTCCAGGCCTTCTTCGATGTCGCGCTGCCGGTCATCCGGCCGGGCATCGTCGTTGTCGTCGTCTGGGCCTTCGTCAATATCTGGGGCAGCTTCCTCATCCCCTTCATTCTCCTGCGCAGCGACAAGCTGATGCCCGCCTCCGTCGCCATCTACTCCTTCTATTCGGAAGCCGGCACGCCGATCGTCACGCTGCTTGCCGCCTATTCGCTGATCTACTCCCTGCCCGTCATCGCCCTTTATCTCTTCGTGAATTGGAAATTCGGTTTCCGGTTCTTCGGTGGCATCAAGTCGTAA